The Coprobacter tertius genome includes a region encoding these proteins:
- the leuS gene encoding leucine--tRNA ligase, translated as MEYNFREIEKKWQEFWKQNRTYQVSENKEKPKFYVLDMFPYPSGAGLHVGHPLGYIASDIYSRFKRLNGFNVLHPMGYDAYGLPAEQYAIQTGQHPAVTTQNNIDRYRDQLDKIGFCYDWNREIRTCDPEYYKWTQWAFIQMFNHYYDNIKQKAVPVTELIAAFEKKGTEGLQAACSEELSFTAEDWKNMSDKEKQKTLLNYRIAYLGDTMVNWCPQLGTVLANDEVSEGVSVRGGYPVEQKIMRQWCLRVSAYAQRLLDGLNTIDWTDSLKETQKNWIGRSEGAEMQFKVKDSDIEFIIFTTRADTVFGVTFMVLAPESDYVKQVTTPDQKNAVEEYIQSIKHKTERERLMDKSVTGVFSGAYAINPLNNKEIPIYISDYVLAGYGTGAIMAVPAHDSRDYAFAKKFDLPIVPLIEGCDVSEESFDAKEGKMINSCGNGLDLNGLEVKEAIARTKDFIREKGIGRVKVNYRLRDAIFSRQRYWGEPFPVYYKDDMPYMLDESKLPLLLPEIDKFLPTEKGEPPLGRAKNWVTEDHFPLELCTMPGFAGSSAYYLRYMDPHNDNALVSKEANEYWRNVDLYIGGTEHATGHLIYSRFWNKFLYDLGIVCEDEPFKKLVNQGMIQGRSNFVYRIKDTNTFVSYNLKNNYETTPIHVDVNIVNNDILDIEAFKKWRPEFSTAEFILEDGKYICGWAVEKMSKSMFNVVNPDDIVERYGADTLRLYEMFLGPLEQSKPWDTNGIDGVHRFLKKLWNLFFEGENLSVTDEKPTAEELKSLHKLIKKVSWDVENFSFNTSISAFMICVNELSALKSHNREILSNIIILLAPFAPHISEELWYRIGNNTTVCDAPWPAFNEEYLKEDKINYTISFNGKARFNIEFAADASKEEIENTVLSHPTSARWTEGKTPKKIIIVPGKIVNIVL; from the coding sequence ATGGAATATAATTTTAGGGAAATAGAAAAAAAGTGGCAGGAATTTTGGAAACAGAACCGGACTTATCAAGTATCGGAAAACAAAGAAAAGCCTAAATTTTATGTGTTAGACATGTTTCCATACCCATCGGGAGCCGGCTTACACGTAGGCCATCCGCTGGGATATATCGCATCCGATATCTATTCCCGTTTTAAACGGCTCAACGGTTTCAACGTATTGCACCCCATGGGTTACGACGCATACGGTCTCCCGGCCGAACAATATGCCATACAAACCGGACAGCATCCGGCCGTAACTACACAAAATAATATCGACCGGTATCGCGATCAACTCGACAAAATCGGATTCTGTTACGATTGGAACCGGGAAATACGTACTTGTGATCCCGAATATTACAAATGGACACAGTGGGCATTTATTCAAATGTTCAATCATTATTACGACAACATTAAACAAAAAGCCGTACCGGTTACCGAACTAATCGCTGCTTTCGAAAAAAAAGGAACCGAAGGTTTACAGGCTGCATGCAGTGAAGAACTTTCTTTTACTGCCGAAGACTGGAAAAATATGAGCGATAAAGAAAAACAAAAAACTTTATTGAATTACCGCATCGCTTATTTGGGAGATACGATGGTTAACTGGTGCCCTCAATTAGGTACGGTTTTGGCCAACGACGAAGTAAGTGAGGGGGTATCGGTGCGCGGGGGATATCCTGTAGAACAAAAAATTATGCGTCAGTGGTGTCTGAGAGTTTCAGCATACGCACAAAGGTTGCTCGACGGATTAAACACTATCGACTGGACCGATTCTTTGAAAGAAACTCAGAAAAATTGGATCGGTCGTTCAGAAGGAGCGGAAATGCAATTCAAAGTAAAAGATTCAGACATCGAATTCATCATATTTACTACACGAGCCGATACGGTTTTCGGGGTCACTTTTATGGTATTGGCTCCCGAAAGCGACTATGTAAAACAGGTTACTACTCCCGACCAGAAAAATGCCGTAGAAGAATATATACAAAGCATAAAACACAAAACCGAAAGAGAACGGTTGATGGATAAAAGCGTTACCGGTGTATTTTCGGGAGCCTATGCTATAAATCCGCTAAATAACAAAGAAATACCTATTTATATAAGTGATTACGTATTGGCCGGTTACGGTACAGGTGCCATAATGGCTGTACCGGCTCATGACAGTCGTGATTATGCTTTTGCTAAAAAATTCGATTTACCCATCGTACCGCTTATCGAGGGTTGCGATGTATCGGAAGAAAGCTTCGATGCCAAAGAAGGAAAAATGATAAATTCCTGTGGAAACGGTCTCGATTTGAACGGACTCGAAGTGAAAGAAGCAATTGCACGTACAAAGGATTTTATTCGTGAAAAAGGCATCGGACGGGTAAAAGTAAATTATCGTCTTCGCGATGCTATTTTTAGCCGGCAACGCTATTGGGGCGAACCTTTCCCGGTATATTATAAAGACGATATGCCCTATATGCTCGATGAAAGTAAGTTACCTTTATTATTACCCGAAATAGATAAATTTCTCCCTACCGAAAAAGGAGAACCACCTTTGGGAAGAGCCAAAAATTGGGTAACTGAAGATCATTTTCCGCTCGAGCTTTGTACGATGCCCGGATTTGCCGGTTCTTCGGCATATTATCTACGTTATATGGATCCCCATAATGACAATGCTTTAGTATCGAAAGAAGCAAACGAATACTGGCGTAATGTAGATTTGTATATCGGAGGAACTGAACACGCGACCGGACACCTTATTTACAGTCGTTTCTGGAATAAATTCTTGTATGATCTGGGAATCGTTTGTGAAGACGAACCCTTCAAAAAACTGGTTAATCAGGGAATGATACAAGGACGATCCAACTTCGTATACCGAATAAAAGATACGAATACTTTCGTCTCATATAATCTTAAAAATAATTACGAGACGACTCCTATTCATGTCGACGTAAACATTGTAAATAACGATATTCTCGATATCGAGGCCTTTAAAAAATGGCGCCCCGAATTCTCTACCGCAGAATTTATTCTCGAAGACGGTAAATACATCTGCGGATGGGCCGTTGAAAAAATGTCAAAATCGATGTTCAACGTAGTTAATCCAGATGACATAGTAGAGCGATACGGAGCCGATACACTCCGGTTATACGAGATGTTCCTCGGTCCGCTGGAACAAAGTAAACCCTGGGATACCAACGGTATAGACGGTGTACACCGTTTTCTGAAAAAATTATGGAATCTTTTCTTCGAAGGTGAAAATCTTTCGGTTACCGATGAAAAACCTACAGCCGAAGAACTGAAGTCATTACATAAGCTCATCAAAAAAGTAAGTTGGGATGTAGAGAATTTCTCATTTAATACTTCGATTAGTGCATTTATGATTTGTGTTAACGAACTTTCGGCCTTAAAAAGCCATAATCGTGAAATACTAAGCAACATAATAATACTGTTGGCTCCTTTCGCACCCCATATCAGTGAAGAATTATGGTACCGAATAGGCAACAATACAACTGTATGCGATGCTCCGTGGCCTGCTTTCAATGAAGAATACCTGAAAGAAGATAAAATAAACTATACGATATCTTTTAACGGTAAAGCGAGATTCAACATCGAATTTGCTGCCGATGCATCGAAAGAAGAAATAGAAAATACAGTACTTTCACACCCTACATCAGCTCGATGGACCGAAGGAAAAACTCCTAAAAAAATTATAATCGTTCCGGGCAAAATTGTAAATATCGTACTATAA
- a CDS encoding non-canonical purine NTP diphosphatase — protein sequence MKKKLVFATNNIHKLKEISAIIGDKIDILTLKDIGCFEDIPETADTIEGNALIKALYIKNKYGYDCFADDTGLEIKSLDNRPGVYSARYAGEEHDAEKNMCKVLSELQGITDRSARFKTCFALIYENETHTFEGIVNGRITENKRGESGFGYDPIFLPEGYDKTFAEMGDEIKNKISHRAIASQKLINFLIKR from the coding sequence ATGAAAAAAAAATTAGTATTTGCAACTAACAACATACATAAATTAAAAGAAATTTCTGCCATTATAGGAGACAAAATTGATATACTTACTCTGAAAGATATCGGTTGCTTCGAAGACATTCCCGAAACGGCTGATACCATTGAAGGAAACGCTCTCATCAAAGCTCTATATATAAAAAATAAATACGGATACGATTGTTTTGCCGACGATACCGGGTTGGAAATAAAAAGCCTCGATAACCGGCCCGGAGTTTATTCGGCTCGCTATGCCGGAGAAGAACATGATGCCGAAAAAAATATGTGTAAAGTTCTCTCGGAACTTCAAGGAATTACCGATCGGTCGGCACGTTTTAAAACCTGTTTTGCTCTTATTTACGAAAATGAAACACATACTTTCGAAGGTATTGTTAATGGTCGTATTACAGAAAATAAAAGAGGGGAATCGGGTTTCGGATACGATCCTATATTTCTTCCCGAAGGATACGACAAGACTTTTGCCGAAATGGGTGATGAAATAAAAAACAAAATAAGTCACAGGGCTATTGCCTCACAAAAACTCATAAATTTCTTAATTAAAAGATAA
- a CDS encoding two-component regulator propeller domain-containing protein: protein MKRFFSILFFLIPVFSIWAQNAVGEWRLYPTYYTPTKIVVTPHYNYILADSSFLFSYDKDYDELRELSKQNILSDNVVNNMAYNNETGLLVITYSNGNIDLYIDNRTYNIPYIKNTSLKSKTINNISFYGDHIYLATDYGITVIDSKKKEIKDTYKFDKRILSTCIFNGNLMVGTEEETFAGKLTDNLLENSNFKFYTDVKPKYMISNEKRIIFLDIYNLIHSYDSENNYSFLESARGTKKIFPYKKGFIASNDEGFKIYDENNNLTYTVNYDDYEILKGNKIFDIFMTDNKLTALNEKGIYSYTFKNNEFTLEKKIDLSNNSIVTKPFNLLVNNGKLYVNSYGVNYMNTVQRINGNISILENGKWTNIDARNVPVFIKTDETFCTLSNIAVDPDNDNIFYVGTWLEGLYKFNNNEVETTYNATNSPIQQKNNHWQTNVGGVTFDKNKNLWMSNFAENSSLLVLKKDGTWVKLVYNDIKDQQYMNTIFIPEKSKTKWIISNRDVNISYRDKIMALNDNGTLENNNDDITRTFTSFTDQDGKQIENPNIICITEDKDGKLWIGTDQGPIVINNPDNFNSSDFHCNRVKIARNDGTNDADLLLSNDYIHRIAIDGGNRKWIATASSGVYLLSEDGTETIQHFTTQNSPLPSNTVYNIAIDPNSGEVYFATTEGLAMYRSDAIEPKEDFSNVYAFPNPVRPDFTGWITITGLQEKSLVKITDVSGNLIYQNYSEGGQLAWNGRTPDGNRVKTGIYLVFAANKEGKQGVVTKIMVVN, encoded by the coding sequence ATGAAACGTTTCTTTTCCATACTGTTTTTTCTCATACCCGTATTTTCCATTTGGGCACAAAATGCCGTGGGAGAGTGGAGACTGTATCCTACTTATTATACCCCTACCAAAATCGTAGTGACCCCCCATTATAACTACATATTAGCAGACAGTAGCTTTCTATTCTCTTACGATAAAGATTATGACGAACTCAGGGAACTAAGCAAACAGAATATTCTCAGTGATAATGTCGTAAATAACATGGCGTATAATAACGAAACAGGGTTACTTGTCATAACTTATTCAAATGGAAATATCGATTTGTATATAGATAACAGAACTTACAATATTCCTTATATTAAAAATACGTCTTTAAAATCGAAAACAATTAATAATATTTCTTTTTACGGAGATCATATTTATTTAGCTACCGATTATGGAATTACAGTCATCGACTCTAAAAAGAAAGAAATAAAAGATACGTATAAATTCGATAAAAGAATTTTATCTACGTGCATATTCAACGGTAATTTAATGGTCGGTACAGAAGAAGAAACTTTTGCAGGGAAACTTACCGATAATCTTCTCGAAAACAGTAATTTCAAATTTTATACCGACGTCAAACCCAAATATATGATATCGAATGAAAAACGTATTATTTTTCTCGATATTTATAATTTGATACATTCCTATGATTCGGAAAACAACTATTCCTTTTTGGAAAGCGCAAGAGGAACAAAAAAGATATTTCCTTATAAAAAAGGCTTTATAGCCTCTAACGATGAAGGTTTTAAAATTTATGACGAAAATAATAATCTTACGTATACGGTAAATTACGACGATTATGAAATATTGAAAGGAAATAAAATATTCGATATTTTCATGACCGATAATAAACTTACCGCATTAAATGAAAAAGGAATTTACAGTTATACTTTTAAAAACAACGAATTTACATTAGAAAAAAAGATCGATCTTTCCAATAATTCCATCGTCACAAAACCTTTTAATCTTTTAGTAAATAACGGTAAATTATATGTAAACAGTTATGGAGTAAACTATATGAATACCGTCCAACGAATAAATGGAAACATATCTATTCTCGAAAATGGAAAATGGACGAATATAGATGCAAGAAACGTTCCTGTATTTATTAAAACAGACGAAACATTTTGTACTTTATCCAATATTGCGGTAGATCCCGACAATGATAATATTTTCTATGTAGGTACTTGGCTCGAAGGACTCTATAAATTCAACAACAATGAAGTAGAAACAACTTATAATGCCACCAACAGCCCCATACAACAAAAAAACAACCATTGGCAAACAAATGTAGGAGGAGTAACTTTCGATAAAAATAAAAATTTATGGATGAGTAATTTCGCTGAAAATTCGAGTTTACTCGTACTCAAAAAAGACGGTACATGGGTTAAGCTGGTTTACAATGATATAAAAGATCAGCAATATATGAACACGATTTTCATTCCCGAAAAATCAAAGACAAAATGGATTATAAGCAACCGGGATGTCAACATATCTTACAGAGATAAAATTATGGCTTTAAACGATAACGGCACTCTCGAAAATAATAACGATGACATAACCCGTACTTTCACCTCTTTTACCGATCAGGATGGCAAGCAAATCGAAAATCCCAATATTATATGTATTACTGAAGATAAAGACGGTAAATTATGGATAGGAACAGATCAGGGACCTATCGTAATTAATAATCCCGATAATTTCAACAGTTCCGATTTTCATTGTAACCGGGTTAAAATAGCCAGAAACGACGGAACAAATGATGCAGACTTATTACTCTCTAACGATTATATACATCGTATCGCCATCGACGGCGGAAATCGTAAATGGATAGCTACTGCATCATCAGGCGTCTATCTTCTTAGCGAAGACGGTACCGAAACCATTCAACATTTTACGACGCAAAACAGTCCGTTACCCTCTAATACAGTATATAACATAGCGATCGATCCGAATAGCGGAGAAGTATACTTTGCCACTACCGAAGGTTTGGCCATGTATCGTTCCGATGCAATCGAACCTAAAGAAGATTTTTCAAATGTATATGCATTTCCAAATCCTGTAAGACCAGACTTTACCGGATGGATTACAATTACCGGACTACAGGAAAAATCGCTGGTAAAAATTACCGATGTTTCAGGCAACCTTATTTATCAAAATTACTCTGAAGGAGGACAACTTGCCTGGAATGGAAGAACTCCGGACGGAAACCGAGTAAAAACAGGAATTTATCTTGTTTTTGCAGCAAACAAAGAAGGAAAACAGGGTGTTGTAACCAAAATTATGGTGGTAAACTAA
- a CDS encoding DUF4251 domain-containing protein — protein sequence MKKILLYSILFQLIIGLSFPIAAQDKENNTPEEEIIRKSVENKKFNIAVDFAMPASMPSRYLTGNYSLIVNNDSVTIDLPYFGVAYSMPYGADGSLKYKGLYENYKSKYNKKKKQFTLNFIIRKPEDSYVITINIWLNGKTDIHIRPNNKQSISFTGELKN from the coding sequence ATGAAAAAGATACTTTTATATTCGATCCTTTTTCAACTGATTATAGGCCTGTCTTTTCCCATAGCGGCACAAGATAAAGAAAACAATACTCCCGAAGAAGAGATTATAAGAAAATCGGTAGAAAATAAAAAATTCAATATTGCGGTAGATTTTGCCATGCCGGCAAGTATGCCTTCACGCTATTTGACGGGAAATTATTCTTTAATTGTAAATAACGATTCGGTTACAATAGACCTTCCTTATTTCGGAGTCGCCTATTCTATGCCTTATGGTGCCGACGGTAGTTTAAAATACAAAGGTCTTTACGAAAACTACAAATCGAAATACAATAAAAAAAAGAAACAATTTACCCTTAATTTCATTATAAGAAAACCAGAAGACAGTTATGTCATAACTATAAATATTTGGCTCAACGGAAAAACTGATATTCATATAAGACCTAACAACAAACAATCCATATCTTTTACCGGGGAACTGAAAAACTGA
- the nadA gene encoding quinolinate synthase NadA: protein MNAVNISKGYVDVPIEKGIDLKKEINRLRKEKNAVILAHYYQNGELQDIADFVGDSLALAQWAAKTDARILVMCGVHFMGETAKILCPDKKVIVPDLNAGCSLADSCEAGAFSRFVADHPDYTVISYVNTSAAVKAVTDVVVTSSNARQIVESFPENEKIIFGPDRNLGNYINSITGRNMMLWDGACHVHEQFSLQKIVDLKDEHPGALLLAHPECRKTILMLADKIGSTAALLKFASQSEADCFIVATESGILHEMQKQNPNKVFIPAPPEDSTCACNECNFMRLNTLEKLYLSLKYELPEINVEKEIAERALLPIRRMLDISARLGL from the coding sequence ATGAATGCTGTGAATATCTCGAAAGGATACGTCGATGTACCGATAGAAAAAGGTATCGACCTTAAGAAAGAAATAAACCGATTGCGAAAAGAAAAAAATGCAGTCATATTAGCTCATTATTATCAAAACGGTGAATTGCAAGATATCGCCGATTTTGTAGGAGACAGTCTGGCACTGGCTCAATGGGCTGCAAAAACCGATGCTCGTATATTGGTTATGTGCGGTGTCCATTTTATGGGAGAAACAGCAAAAATATTGTGCCCTGATAAAAAAGTGATCGTTCCCGACCTGAATGCCGGCTGTTCGCTGGCCGATAGTTGTGAAGCTGGTGCTTTTTCGCGTTTCGTAGCCGATCACCCGGATTATACGGTAATTTCTTATGTGAATACGAGTGCTGCAGTAAAAGCGGTAACCGATGTAGTCGTTACTTCTTCGAATGCTCGTCAGATTGTAGAAAGTTTTCCGGAAAACGAAAAGATTATTTTCGGTCCGGATCGTAACCTCGGAAATTACATCAATAGTATTACCGGTAGAAATATGATGTTATGGGATGGAGCTTGTCATGTACATGAACAATTTTCTTTACAGAAAATCGTCGATCTGAAAGATGAACATCCTGGGGCTTTGTTACTGGCACATCCCGAATGCAGAAAAACTATATTGATGCTGGCGGATAAAATAGGATCTACTGCGGCTTTATTGAAATTTGCTTCACAATCAGAAGCTGATTGTTTTATAGTCGCTACCGAATCGGGCATATTACATGAAATGCAAAAACAAAATCCCAATAAAGTATTTATTCCGGCACCACCGGAAGACAGTACATGCGCTTGTAACGAGTGTAATTTTATGCGTTTGAATACGCTTGAAAAACTATATTTGAGTTTGAAATATGAATTGCCTGAAATTAATGTAGAAAAGGAGATTGCAGAGAGAGCTTTGTTACCGATCCGCAGAATGCTCGATATTTCGGCTCGTTTGGGCTTATAA
- a CDS encoding RNA methyltransferase, whose protein sequence is MEKKTIFDLKRISPEEFKRVDKIPLIVILDNIRSLNNVGSVFRTGDAFRIEKVILCGITAVPPHPEIHKTALGAEDSVMWHYEENTCKAVDDLQEKGYVVYAIEQVENSILLNDLSLDKKKKYAVVLGNEVKGVQQKVVDICDQSIEIPQYGTKHSLNVSVTAGLVIWDFFKQLG, encoded by the coding sequence ATGGAGAAAAAAACAATTTTTGATCTGAAAAGAATTTCCCCTGAAGAATTTAAAAGAGTTGATAAAATACCTCTTATCGTGATTTTAGATAATATTAGAAGTTTAAATAATGTAGGGTCGGTATTTCGTACAGGAGATGCTTTTAGAATAGAGAAAGTTATATTATGCGGAATTACGGCAGTTCCTCCTCATCCCGAAATACATAAGACGGCATTGGGAGCAGAAGATAGTGTAATGTGGCACTATGAAGAGAATACCTGTAAAGCTGTTGATGATTTGCAGGAAAAGGGATATGTGGTTTATGCCATAGAGCAGGTAGAAAACAGTATTTTATTAAATGATTTGTCTTTAGACAAAAAGAAAAAATATGCTGTCGTATTAGGTAATGAAGTAAAAGGAGTACAACAGAAAGTAGTAGATATATGCGATCAGAGTATTGAAATACCGCAATACGGAACCAAACATTCGTTGAATGTGTCGGTGACGGCCGGATTGGTAATTTGGGATTTTTTTAAACAATTGGGATAA
- a CDS encoding DUF4294 domain-containing protein: protein MKKYIFIIYSLFLFCILYSQESKAQYGFGAYSRSYHLIQGNGDTIWVIDMKPIYCFPPMKFKNKKEEEYYWRTVRDVKKTLPYAKLVHAALIETYEYIQTLPTQKEREAHLKKMEKDLFKQYKPVLKQMSYRQGKLLIKLIDRECNQSSYDLIKAFLGGFRAGFWQTFGAVFGVSLKSEWEPENKDAMLERICILVESGQL from the coding sequence ATGAAAAAATATATCTTCATAATATATAGTCTTTTCTTATTCTGTATTTTATATTCACAGGAGTCGAAAGCACAATATGGATTCGGTGCATATTCCCGTTCCTATCATCTTATACAGGGAAACGGCGATACTATATGGGTAATAGATATGAAACCTATATATTGTTTTCCTCCGATGAAATTTAAAAATAAAAAAGAAGAAGAATATTACTGGAGAACCGTAAGAGATGTAAAAAAAACATTACCTTACGCCAAACTCGTACATGCGGCTTTAATAGAAACGTATGAATATATACAAACTCTGCCTACGCAAAAAGAACGGGAAGCTCATTTAAAAAAAATGGAAAAAGATCTTTTTAAACAATACAAACCCGTATTAAAACAAATGTCGTACCGACAAGGAAAATTATTGATTAAATTAATAGACAGAGAATGTAACCAATCTTCTTATGATTTAATAAAAGCCTTTTTAGGAGGATTCAGAGCCGGTTTTTGGCAAACTTTCGGAGCTGTTTTCGGTGTTAGCCTGAAATCAGAATGGGAACCTGAAAATAAAGATGCCATGCTTGAGCGTATTTGTATATTGGTAGAATCGGGACAGTTATAA
- a CDS encoding radical SAM protein, translating into MATILFDKIVFGPIHSRRLGISLGINLLPIDGKWCSFDCIYCECGYNVQGKGSGLPQRKEVYEALEERLKKMHIDNEKLDVITFAGNGEPTLHPHFAEIIDDTIELRNKYYPSARVSVLSNATRIDNKAVFDALNKIDNNILKLDSVYVDTVRAIDVPNSPDFSVDKLVDNLKKFNGNLIVQTMFVRGEHNGKVVDNTTEKEVSGWLNALREIAPKQVMIYTIDRETPEKSLEKVSLDELNSIAERVKKLGFEVSVAG; encoded by the coding sequence ATGGCAACAATATTATTTGATAAAATAGTTTTCGGGCCTATACACAGTCGTAGATTAGGTATATCTTTAGGTATAAATTTATTGCCGATAGACGGTAAATGGTGTTCGTTCGATTGTATATATTGTGAGTGTGGATATAATGTTCAGGGAAAAGGTAGTGGATTACCTCAGCGGAAAGAAGTATACGAAGCTCTTGAAGAAAGATTGAAAAAAATGCATATCGATAATGAAAAACTCGATGTAATAACTTTTGCCGGAAATGGCGAACCCACCCTTCATCCTCATTTTGCCGAAATTATAGATGATACGATCGAATTACGGAATAAATATTATCCTTCTGCCCGGGTAAGCGTATTGTCTAATGCAACGCGAATAGATAATAAAGCGGTTTTCGATGCTTTAAATAAAATAGATAATAATATTCTTAAGCTCGATTCGGTTTATGTCGATACGGTACGTGCGATAGATGTACCTAATTCTCCTGATTTTTCTGTGGATAAGTTGGTGGATAACTTGAAAAAGTTTAACGGTAATCTGATCGTACAGACGATGTTTGTAAGGGGAGAACATAATGGAAAAGTAGTCGACAATACGACTGAAAAAGAAGTTTCAGGTTGGTTAAACGCACTTAGGGAAATAGCACCGAAACAAGTTATGATTTATACCATCGATCGGGAAACTCCGGAAAAAAGTTTAGAGAAAGTATCGCTTGACGAATTGAATTCAATAGCTGAAAGAGTAAAAAAACTAGGATTTGAAGTATCGGTCGCCGGATAA